One part of the Salinivirga cyanobacteriivorans genome encodes these proteins:
- the istB gene encoding IS21-like element helper ATPase IstB, which yields MERIKQIKQYADKLRLTKLRNNADKMVHQAQIDSPSYLEYTHELLYQEILQRRKNDYERRLKMARLPKSHDLDQYDFNFANGITRPQLKELRELLWMEQNYNVILMGPSGTGKTFLAAGLIYQAITSGYKAYFMTMEDIINTIKMKEMVSSALATYNRLLKAHLIAIDDIMLMPIKKHEAVAFFNLINQLHEQCSIIITTNKSPKQWAETLDDEVLTSALLDRILYRCEVIKLSGSSYRMENRQTIFKEEKS from the coding sequence ATGGAACGAATCAAACAAATCAAGCAATACGCCGACAAACTCAGGCTGACCAAACTAAGAAACAACGCTGATAAAATGGTGCACCAGGCACAGATCGACAGCCCTTCTTATCTGGAATATACCCATGAACTCCTTTATCAGGAAATCTTACAACGCCGAAAAAACGATTACGAAAGAAGGTTGAAAATGGCGCGCCTTCCTAAATCTCACGACCTTGATCAATATGACTTTAACTTTGCCAATGGCATTACCAGGCCACAATTAAAAGAGCTAAGGGAATTATTGTGGATGGAGCAAAATTACAATGTCATCTTGATGGGTCCCTCAGGTACAGGCAAAACTTTTTTGGCCGCTGGACTTATATATCAAGCAATCACATCGGGATATAAAGCATATTTTATGACCATGGAAGACATTATCAACACCATAAAAATGAAGGAAATGGTATCATCTGCACTGGCCACTTACAATCGTCTTTTAAAAGCTCATTTGATAGCTATTGACGATATTATGCTTATGCCCATTAAAAAGCATGAAGCCGTCGCTTTCTTTAACCTGATCAATCAACTACATGAACAGTGCTCCATAATTATTACCACCAATAAATCGCCTAAACAATGGGCGGAAACCCTCGATGATGAGGTATTAACATCTGCCTTGTTAGACAGGATACTTTACCGCTGTGAAGTAATCAAGCTATCAGGTAGTAGTTATCGCATGGAGAACAGGCAAACCATATTTAAAGAGGAAAAATCATAA
- the istA gene encoding IS21 family transposase — MKKKMITMVDKNEILVRFFRRGESKSEIARSLKTTRKTVRKIVSEYESLINAPNFEELLEKGLSSKPRYTSSNRKKVKLTIDVQGEIDFCLEQNNLRRQEGMHKQVMKKADIHEYLRSKGFDIGYSTVCTYIRKEEKKAKEAFIKQSYAPGISCEFDWGEVKLFINGKKRTFNLAVFTCCYSNYRYAKLFSRQDNLAFSQSHIDFFDHLGGVVEEMIYDNMRVAVKRFVGTTEKEPTQGLLELSNYYHFGFRFCNIRKGNEKGHVERSVEYVRRKAFSATVDFDTVEKANKHLLKRCDHINLQPQKLAGDKSAAEMIEKEKKHLYRVKTAYKCFVSEQAKVDKYATITYMSNHYSVPDSLVGKVVEIKVFAEHLIVYYNNRKIHHHTRSYGAHTWTIVLAHYLNTLLRKPGALKNSVALQQAGSYFSELYTERFEGNEKEFIELLHFCEKHQVSSTKLKQAVSKVMSITEHDVSKDKVIAILEHNGNENHQYNEGNSDPTYSYSSETLDALTNMANLN, encoded by the coding sequence ATGAAGAAAAAAATGATCACTATGGTGGATAAAAATGAAATTTTAGTACGATTCTTCCGCAGGGGAGAAAGTAAAAGTGAAATTGCTAGAAGTTTAAAAACAACAAGGAAAACAGTACGGAAAATTGTTTCAGAGTATGAGAGTTTAATAAATGCTCCAAATTTTGAAGAACTTCTGGAGAAGGGCTTATCGAGCAAACCTCGCTATACGAGCTCTAACCGTAAAAAAGTAAAATTAACAATCGATGTTCAAGGTGAAATCGATTTTTGCCTGGAGCAAAATAATTTGCGAAGGCAAGAGGGAATGCACAAACAAGTAATGAAAAAAGCAGACATTCATGAATATCTTCGCTCAAAAGGGTTTGATATAGGTTATTCAACTGTTTGTACTTACATTCGGAAAGAAGAAAAAAAGGCCAAAGAAGCTTTTATAAAACAAAGCTATGCCCCCGGAATAAGTTGTGAGTTTGACTGGGGAGAAGTTAAGCTATTTATTAATGGAAAAAAAAGAACCTTTAACCTGGCGGTATTTACGTGCTGTTACAGTAATTATAGATATGCAAAATTATTTTCCCGGCAAGACAACCTAGCTTTTAGCCAGAGTCATATTGATTTTTTTGACCACTTGGGCGGCGTTGTTGAAGAAATGATATACGACAACATGCGTGTTGCGGTCAAGCGTTTCGTTGGCACTACAGAAAAAGAGCCAACCCAGGGGCTTTTGGAACTATCGAATTATTATCATTTTGGGTTTCGTTTCTGCAACATTCGTAAAGGCAATGAAAAAGGACATGTTGAAAGAAGCGTAGAATATGTAAGACGAAAAGCATTTAGTGCTACTGTTGATTTTGACACAGTAGAAAAGGCAAATAAACATTTGCTGAAACGCTGTGACCATATCAACTTACAACCACAGAAACTGGCCGGGGACAAGAGCGCGGCGGAAATGATTGAAAAAGAAAAAAAACATCTCTATAGAGTGAAAACAGCATATAAATGCTTTGTTAGTGAACAAGCTAAAGTTGACAAATATGCTACCATTACATATATGAGCAACCACTATTCTGTACCAGATTCACTTGTGGGTAAAGTTGTGGAAATAAAAGTGTTTGCGGAACATCTTATAGTTTACTACAACAACAGGAAAATCCACCATCATACCCGAAGTTATGGTGCCCATACATGGACTATTGTCTTGGCCCATTATTTAAATACATTACTCCGAAAACCGGGAGCATTAAAGAACTCTGTTGCATTACAACAAGCCGGTTCTTACTTCTCAGAACTATATACAGAACGTTTTGAGGGGAATGAAAAAGAGTTTATAGAGTTACTGCATTTTTGTGAAAAACATCAAGTATCATCTACAAAACTAAAACAAGCTGTAAGTAAGGTAATGAGTATAACAGAACACGACGTATCAAAAGATAAGGTTATCGCAATTCTTGAACACAACGGCAACGAGAACCACCAGTATAATGAGGGCAATAGCGACCCTACATATTCATACTCATCAGAGACATTAGATGCATTAACAAACATGGCAAACCTAAATTGA
- a CDS encoding IS701 family transposase gives MYLSEYEYFFKNKTKTNFDKASQYVEGLALSDLKNIERISETLNANYHQMQHFITESNWDARAVIDQTAKNVDQALPNRKLTGLLIDESGWVKKGKKSVGVDHQYCGNVGKTANSQVAVFGCLCNDKYASLVDTRLYLPKSWIDDQGRCEAAGIPREDRIFRTKPELATEIVKHQLEMGISFDYVGADGLYGNDIVFTRSVADLGLIYMLDIHSNQKIYLEEPELYLPERKSNRGRAPKKLKASTSAVNADTYIKTLSAKDWKKLNIRDSAKGKLKGLFHFKTVYIWDKASNAVEKRLLIVSKRKTNDCVETKYSFTNAELVQYTEQALAYMQAQRFFIEHSFKEQKQILGMDHFQTRKWKSWYHQVALNMIVGSFMLKEKILNQDQIPLLSARDIMDFLVYKFYREMTDERMLEKLEHRHKKRQRDIDYCYSKQ, from the coding sequence GTGTATTTGTCTGAATATGAGTATTTTTTCAAAAATAAAACAAAGACAAACTTCGATAAAGCCTCTCAATATGTCGAAGGACTTGCATTAAGCGATTTGAAAAACATAGAACGCATAAGTGAAACATTGAATGCCAACTATCATCAGATGCAGCATTTCATAACAGAATCTAACTGGGATGCTCGGGCTGTCATCGATCAAACTGCAAAAAATGTAGACCAAGCATTGCCCAATCGGAAGTTAACAGGACTACTCATCGATGAAAGTGGTTGGGTTAAAAAGGGAAAGAAAAGCGTTGGTGTTGATCATCAGTATTGTGGGAATGTAGGAAAAACAGCAAACTCACAGGTAGCCGTTTTTGGCTGCCTTTGTAATGACAAATACGCCTCGTTGGTCGATACCAGGCTTTATTTACCAAAATCATGGATCGATGATCAGGGTAGATGTGAAGCTGCAGGTATACCCCGTGAAGATAGGATTTTCCGCACAAAACCAGAGTTGGCAACAGAAATAGTAAAGCATCAACTTGAAATGGGTATATCATTTGATTACGTTGGAGCGGATGGCCTATATGGAAATGACATTGTATTTACCCGTTCTGTGGCTGATTTGGGCTTAATTTATATGCTTGATATTCATAGTAATCAAAAGATATATTTAGAAGAGCCAGAACTTTATTTGCCCGAACGCAAGAGTAATCGGGGGCGCGCCCCAAAAAAGCTAAAAGCAAGTACATCAGCAGTTAATGCCGACACCTACATTAAAACCCTGTCCGCAAAGGATTGGAAGAAATTAAATATTCGCGATTCTGCAAAAGGCAAACTCAAGGGGCTCTTTCATTTCAAGACTGTTTACATTTGGGACAAAGCCTCCAATGCCGTTGAAAAACGTTTATTGATTGTTTCGAAAAGAAAAACAAATGATTGCGTAGAGACTAAATATTCATTCACAAATGCCGAACTTGTCCAGTACACCGAACAAGCACTGGCATATATGCAGGCACAGCGTTTTTTTATAGAGCACAGTTTCAAAGAACAAAAGCAAATATTGGGGATGGACCATTTTCAGACTCGTAAATGGAAATCATGGTATCATCAAGTTGCATTAAATATGATTGTAGGCAGTTTTATGTTAAAGGAGAAAATTTTAAATCAGGACCAGATTCCATTGCTTTCTGCAAGGGACATCATGGATTTTTTGGTATATAAGTTTTACCGTGAAATGACAGATGAGCGTATGTTGGAAAAATTGGAACATCGACACAAAAAAAGGCAACGGGATATAGATTACTGTTATTCAAAACAATAA
- a CDS encoding M14 family metallopeptidase, with the protein MIRAALFLLSVTLLAACSPQSESDFEFQLPFETSEGSRTATYDETLEFCKAIDHASSRVHYTTYGKSSQGYKLPLLIVDKDGLNRVETIRATGRTILLVESNIHPGEPDGNDAMMLLLRDIITGKSQELLDSVTILFAPVVNADGLNRFGAYNRINQNGPEKMGWRTNAQNLNLNRDFVKADAPGMQAWIQMFDKWKPDFFIDCHTTDGADYQYVITYMLEIYGNMDPGLTAWQAEDYLPYVRDGMFEAGYPIFPYVSFRSWHDPRSGLITRPGRPMLSQGYTALRNRPGLLIETHMLKPYKERVLATREMIELTLEKLNQKGSQLQQLIAAADQVVQQPEFREKPFAVAYRSTDQHDTVDFLGVEYDVVKSDLTGGDWFQYHKGENKTFRLPWYRYPEASKSVMLPEAYVIPVQWKTVLERMQVHGMQMDTLPEETTLPTETYYFTDVKWRNRPYEGRMTINDVTLHSRKDSTTFPKGSVIIPMNQSNARLIAWMLEPKSPDSFLQWGFFNAVFKQKEYAETYVMEVKARRMLENDPELREAFDAFLADNSGVKNSSWAQLNWFYKRTKWWDEKKNVYPVRRIMSDDI; encoded by the coding sequence ATGATACGCGCAGCCCTTTTTTTACTATCCGTTACTCTATTGGCCGCCTGTAGCCCCCAATCTGAAAGCGATTTTGAATTTCAGCTGCCCTTTGAAACTTCAGAGGGCAGCCGTACGGCTACTTATGATGAAACGCTTGAGTTTTGCAAAGCCATAGACCATGCTTCCTCAAGGGTACATTACACTACTTATGGAAAAAGTTCGCAGGGTTATAAACTGCCGCTTCTTATAGTTGATAAGGATGGTTTGAACCGTGTGGAAACTATCCGGGCAACTGGAAGAACAATTTTACTGGTTGAGTCAAATATTCATCCGGGAGAACCGGATGGGAATGATGCCATGATGCTTCTGCTACGCGACATCATAACCGGTAAGTCACAAGAGTTATTGGATAGCGTTACCATTCTTTTTGCTCCGGTTGTCAATGCCGATGGGCTAAATCGGTTTGGAGCGTACAACCGGATTAATCAGAACGGGCCGGAGAAAATGGGATGGCGAACCAATGCTCAGAATTTAAATTTAAATCGCGATTTTGTGAAAGCAGACGCTCCGGGCATGCAGGCATGGATTCAAATGTTTGACAAGTGGAAGCCCGATTTCTTTATCGACTGTCATACTACGGATGGTGCAGATTATCAGTATGTGATTACTTACATGTTGGAGATTTATGGCAACATGGACCCGGGTTTAACAGCCTGGCAGGCTGAAGATTATTTACCATATGTCAGGGATGGCATGTTTGAAGCCGGATATCCGATTTTTCCGTACGTTTCTTTCAGAAGTTGGCACGATCCGCGAAGCGGATTAATCACCAGACCCGGAAGGCCAATGCTCTCACAGGGTTATACAGCACTCAGAAATCGCCCGGGTTTGCTTATTGAAACACACATGTTGAAACCATATAAGGAACGTGTGCTGGCTACACGCGAAATGATTGAACTTACACTGGAGAAACTTAATCAGAAAGGGAGTCAGTTACAGCAATTGATCGCTGCAGCCGACCAGGTTGTTCAGCAACCCGAATTCAGAGAAAAGCCTTTTGCAGTTGCATATCGCAGTACCGATCAGCATGATACCGTAGACTTTTTAGGGGTGGAGTATGATGTCGTAAAGAGCGATTTAACCGGTGGAGACTGGTTCCAGTATCATAAAGGAGAAAATAAAACTTTTCGTCTGCCATGGTACCGCTACCCGGAGGCTTCGAAATCGGTGATGTTGCCCGAAGCATATGTGATTCCAGTTCAGTGGAAAACAGTCCTAGAGCGTATGCAGGTGCATGGTATGCAAATGGACACGCTTCCGGAAGAGACAACGCTGCCCACGGAAACCTATTATTTTACGGATGTAAAGTGGCGAAACCGACCGTATGAAGGTCGCATGACCATTAATGATGTTACTTTGCACAGTAGGAAGGATAGCACAACTTTTCCCAAAGGTTCAGTTATTATACCGATGAATCAATCCAATGCAAGACTCATTGCCTGGATGTTGGAGCCGAAAAGTCCTGATTCCTTTTTGCAATGGGGATTCTTCAATGCCGTATTTAAGCAAAAGGAGTATGCCGAAACATATGTGATGGAAGTGAAAGCCCGCAGGATGCTCGAAAATGACCCTGAACTCCGCGAAGCTTTTGATGCTTTCCTTGCGGATAACTCCGGTGTGAAAAATAGTTCCTGGGCTCAACTCAACTGGTTTTACAAGCGAACTAAATGGTGGGATGAAAAAAAGAATGTTTATCCGGTCAGAAGAATCATGTCGGATGATATTTGA
- a CDS encoding alpha/beta hydrolase: MKPLKVFLSIRPAKPMENNRFYIRSRFRKIREKHLYFKFIEHKEDKNIIKNVLRLLPSDVNIFLFQLSKKMASLKQKDVLLFIHGYHPIQKSLHLNLLNDLIDKYQNNFGAVIFFSWPNRGLIWKEDDEAAKIGQILAHDYKHLFQNLASVLNESNGHLHLMCQSFGHHILNSFLDHLEHPGKLFDQIFLMAADIPNQSLRISPPGIRVRNRIGRGEPYINYNISYLHEQCNGVHVFYDPYDVILAASQRYYLKAHDRLGKTGPRNHIHELVKAYKYEQYAENMVMGAKIKDNLPNIRILLNVLKNKYNKRHQYFYSNASVVHLVKKALPQVSP, from the coding sequence ATGAAACCACTAAAGGTATTTCTTAGTATTCGACCGGCAAAACCGATGGAAAACAATCGATTTTACATAAGATCCCGGTTTCGTAAAATACGTGAAAAACATCTGTATTTTAAGTTTATTGAGCACAAAGAAGATAAAAACATCATTAAAAATGTTTTGCGCCTATTACCTTCCGATGTTAATATTTTCTTATTTCAACTTAGCAAAAAAATGGCTTCATTGAAGCAAAAAGATGTGCTTCTATTTATTCATGGGTATCATCCCATTCAAAAATCATTGCATCTCAACTTACTCAATGATTTGATTGACAAATACCAAAATAACTTTGGAGCAGTTATCTTTTTTAGTTGGCCCAACCGGGGACTAATATGGAAAGAAGATGATGAAGCTGCTAAAATAGGACAAATTCTTGCACATGATTACAAACATTTATTCCAGAATCTGGCAAGTGTATTGAATGAATCTAACGGACATCTCCATTTAATGTGTCAATCATTCGGACATCATATTCTAAACAGCTTTTTAGATCATCTTGAACATCCCGGTAAACTATTTGACCAGATTTTTTTAATGGCTGCAGATATCCCCAATCAAAGCCTTCGAATTTCACCACCTGGAATAAGAGTAAGAAATCGTATTGGAAGAGGCGAACCATACATAAATTATAACATTTCCTATTTGCATGAGCAATGCAATGGAGTACATGTTTTCTATGATCCTTATGATGTAATTTTGGCTGCATCTCAAAGATATTACCTTAAAGCGCATGATCGCCTCGGAAAAACAGGACCAAGAAACCATATCCATGAACTTGTAAAGGCATATAAATATGAGCAATATGCTGAAAACATGGTAATGGGAGCAAAAATAAAAGACAACCTTCCGAATATCAGGATTCTTCTAAACGTATTAAAAAACAAGTATAATAAGAGGCATCAATACTTTTACTCGAACGCTTCAGTTGTACACCTTGTGAAGAAAGCGTTACCACAGGTTAGTCCTTAA
- a CDS encoding LTA synthase family protein: MAILVPQTYSPNFSKPLSLAIGKLPLLFKRLLLALFVLSITRVVFLLSNIAVFRVDSVNEFLWMFYGGLRFDVAILLRLQIVFIALHLLPGQFKYCLKGERLMFFLYLIVNAVLIALNLVDAEYFDFTHKRSTFDLFLLASIGEDIAQLIPMFLGDFWHLIFLWTGLMFLLIWLFPKDRRVVIPQPSKSGSRRLELIISILILSFLFMAGRGKISGSLSTKDAIHYAGRIENIPAVLNTPFCMMESLNSGSLNGPNHLSKSLQPAMSNATKHYGNGQANKRNVVVIILESFSAEYSKSLSGLDHGYMPFLDSLMQEGLHFTNAFANGKKSIEAVPSIMCGVPAMMTNPVITSKFAGNRYNSLASLLSDAGYETAFYHGAANGSMGFEQFTLQTGFEKYTGMEDYPNPDDFDGHWGISDEPFMQFFAQDLNQYNEPFMAGVFTLSSHHPFKIPEQYRDTFPEGPIPMLRTVAYADHALRQFFREAQKQDWYDNTLFILTADHTGKSYTENYSNSLQNYRIPLLFYAPGDDSLAGKQTNVSQQIDILPSVMDYLNLEMEFIALGNSVFQQDEAFAVNYLNGVFQLINNHYLLQYDGHKPIGLYNWSMDSDLEYNLLHIEHAAVNRMTQKISTLIQDYDYRMLQDKWQVSTNNNLRTFYTFNEIY, from the coding sequence ATGGCGATTCTGGTTCCTCAAACATACAGCCCGAATTTCAGTAAGCCATTATCACTGGCAATAGGAAAACTACCCCTGCTATTTAAGCGACTTCTACTGGCGTTATTCGTATTATCAATCACACGCGTTGTATTCTTGCTGTCAAATATAGCAGTGTTTCGAGTTGACTCGGTAAATGAGTTTTTATGGATGTTTTACGGGGGGCTTCGTTTCGATGTTGCCATCTTGCTGCGTTTACAAATCGTGTTTATTGCATTGCATTTGCTACCCGGCCAATTCAAATATTGCCTCAAAGGGGAACGACTGATGTTTTTCCTTTACCTGATTGTGAATGCTGTGCTTATAGCCCTGAATTTGGTAGATGCAGAATACTTCGACTTTACGCATAAACGTTCCACCTTTGATCTGTTTTTGCTGGCAAGTATAGGAGAAGATATTGCCCAATTGATCCCCATGTTCCTTGGGGATTTTTGGCACCTGATTTTCCTGTGGACCGGTCTGATGTTCCTGCTTATATGGCTTTTTCCGAAAGATCGGCGTGTTGTAATTCCGCAACCTTCTAAGTCGGGTTCCAGACGGCTGGAATTGATTATATCTATATTGATTCTGTCATTTCTTTTCATGGCAGGGCGCGGAAAGATTTCTGGCAGCTTATCAACCAAAGATGCCATTCATTATGCCGGCCGAATAGAAAATATCCCTGCAGTTTTAAATACACCATTTTGTATGATGGAAAGCCTGAATTCAGGATCTTTAAATGGACCAAATCATCTTTCTAAGAGCCTGCAGCCGGCCATGAGCAATGCTACTAAGCATTATGGCAATGGGCAAGCCAACAAGCGCAACGTGGTTGTTATAATTCTGGAAAGTTTTTCTGCAGAATACAGCAAGTCCCTGTCAGGTTTGGATCACGGATATATGCCCTTCCTGGACAGCCTGATGCAGGAAGGATTGCACTTTACCAATGCATTTGCCAACGGAAAAAAATCCATAGAAGCTGTGCCGTCAATCATGTGTGGTGTGCCTGCCATGATGACGAATCCGGTGATTACTTCAAAGTTTGCCGGAAACAGGTATAATTCCCTGGCAAGCCTGCTTTCTGATGCCGGCTACGAAACTGCATTTTATCATGGAGCGGCCAACGGATCCATGGGTTTTGAGCAATTTACCCTGCAAACAGGCTTTGAAAAATATACAGGAATGGAAGATTATCCCAACCCTGATGATTTTGACGGGCATTGGGGCATATCTGATGAACCTTTTATGCAGTTTTTTGCGCAAGATTTAAATCAATACAACGAGCCTTTCATGGCCGGAGTATTTACGCTGTCATCTCATCATCCTTTTAAAATTCCTGAGCAGTATCGTGACACATTTCCCGAAGGCCCCATACCCATGCTGCGCACTGTTGCTTATGCCGATCATGCACTCAGGCAATTCTTCCGGGAAGCTCAAAAGCAGGATTGGTACGACAATACTTTGTTCATTTTGACCGCAGACCATACCGGTAAATCATACACTGAAAATTATAGCAACTCATTGCAAAATTACCGGATTCCACTATTATTCTATGCACCGGGAGATGACAGTTTAGCCGGGAAACAAACGAATGTTTCTCAACAAATTGATATTTTACCATCTGTAATGGATTACCTAAACCTTGAAATGGAGTTTATTGCTTTGGGCAACAGCGTATTTCAGCAGGATGAAGCTTTCGCCGTTAATTATTTGAATGGTGTTTTCCAGCTAATAAACAATCACTATTTGCTACAATATGATGGCCATAAGCCCATAGGCCTTTACAATTGGTCGATGGACTCCGATTTGGAGTATAATTTGCTTCATATAGAACACGCCGCAGTGAATCGTATGACACAGAAGATCAGTACCCTCATTCAGGATTATGATTACCGTATGCTTCAGGATAAATGGCAGGTTAGCACCAATAATAATCTCCGTACATTTTACACTTTCAACGAAATTTACTAA
- the istB gene encoding IS21-like element helper ATPase IstB, whose protein sequence is MDTENKISERIKELTREIGLPGIRSNFTALADSSHANNSSYQEYLLQLLEMEYTSRLKNRKASRIRQAEFPYKKYLEDLNRNDLPADATRKLPELEKLEFIKNGRNIVFAGNPGTGKTHIAIGIGIKACMTDYKVLFTTVPRLLTQIKESRSDRTLRMLENRFQKYDLVICDEFGYISFDKEGAELLFSHLSLRAGMKSTIITTNLPFNKWDEIFGDKVLTTALVDRLTHKAYIVNMNGESYRTKETIEWNK, encoded by the coding sequence ATGGACACTGAAAACAAAATATCAGAAAGAATAAAAGAGCTTACCCGAGAGATCGGCCTACCCGGTATAAGGTCTAATTTTACAGCATTAGCTGATAGTAGCCATGCAAACAATAGTAGCTATCAGGAATATTTATTACAACTGCTTGAAATGGAATATACATCTCGATTGAAGAATAGGAAGGCTTCACGGATCAGGCAAGCTGAATTTCCATATAAGAAATATCTTGAAGATCTCAATCGTAATGACCTGCCGGCAGATGCAACACGAAAACTGCCAGAACTTGAAAAACTGGAATTTATCAAAAATGGAAGGAATATTGTATTTGCGGGAAACCCTGGAACAGGAAAGACCCATATTGCAATAGGTATTGGAATAAAAGCATGTATGACCGATTACAAGGTGCTTTTTACCACTGTACCAAGACTTCTCACCCAGATCAAAGAGTCTCGTTCCGATAGGACTTTAAGGATGCTTGAAAATCGATTTCAAAAATATGATTTGGTTATATGTGATGAGTTTGGGTACATATCTTTTGATAAAGAGGGGGCAGAATTATTATTCTCTCATTTATCTCTGCGGGCAGGTATGAAGTCGACTATTATTACGACGAACCTGCCATTTAATAAATGGGATGAAATATTTGGAGATAAAGTACTCACCACTGCCCTTGTTGACAGGCTCACTCATAAAGCTTATATCGTGAATATGAATGGGGAATCTTACAGGACTAAAGAAACCATAGAATGGAACAAATAG
- the istA gene encoding IS21 family transposase, with amino-acid sequence MKKKEKFCMWYKVKELSENGFNKSQISREIGIDRRTVKRYLSMGEEDFHDWIRQGKNLPRKLAAYADFVKDELNEHADLSAAQIEDHLKEKYADDLPEVHSKTVYNFVQMIREKYNIPKPRSESQRDFGQLPQTPYGQEAQVDFGETYMRTVEGNRRKVYFFAILLSRSRHKFVYFQERPFTATDAVYAHFLAFEFFGGIPRKIIYDQDCVFIKDENLGDYKLTHEFNSFVQNQPFKAVFCRKADPQSKGKIENVVGYIKNNFLRGRPFRGISLLNEEGLAWLARTANAKKHTTTHKVPYKEWKIEKQYLLPYKKQQLSHEQTLRSHTVRKNNTVLLHKNSYQLPLGTYKGPGSKVLYSIKEGKVFFYRSSGNNGLITSYDLCIGEGEYLRNTDFRRDKSKTLPQTYAEALERLGNTDKAKFYLELIKSDKSRYYHDNLRAIAKKITGFTQQHIDKGLDYCMECQYYNANSLYQAIIHIANQAEKNSKTKVNIERPQTTKFMECI; translated from the coding sequence ATGAAAAAAAAAGAAAAATTTTGTATGTGGTACAAAGTTAAAGAATTATCAGAAAATGGTTTCAATAAAAGCCAGATTTCAAGAGAAATTGGCATTGACCGCCGAACCGTAAAACGCTATTTAAGCATGGGTGAAGAAGATTTCCATGATTGGATACGCCAGGGAAAAAACCTGCCCCGAAAACTTGCAGCTTATGCAGATTTCGTTAAAGATGAACTAAATGAGCATGCAGATTTGTCGGCAGCGCAAATTGAAGATCACTTGAAAGAAAAATACGCAGATGACCTGCCTGAAGTACACAGTAAAACAGTGTATAATTTTGTGCAAATGATCCGTGAAAAGTACAATATTCCCAAACCAAGATCGGAGAGTCAACGAGACTTCGGCCAATTACCACAGACGCCTTACGGACAAGAGGCTCAGGTCGATTTTGGCGAGACTTACATGCGCACTGTCGAAGGCAATCGACGAAAGGTTTATTTCTTTGCAATATTACTTTCCCGTTCACGGCATAAATTTGTTTATTTTCAAGAAAGGCCCTTCACTGCTACTGATGCGGTTTATGCTCATTTTCTTGCATTTGAGTTTTTTGGAGGCATCCCCCGAAAAATAATTTATGACCAGGACTGTGTTTTCATAAAAGATGAAAACCTTGGCGATTATAAGCTGACCCATGAGTTCAACAGTTTTGTACAAAACCAGCCATTTAAAGCTGTTTTTTGTCGGAAAGCTGACCCTCAAAGCAAGGGAAAGATCGAGAATGTGGTCGGTTATATAAAGAACAATTTTTTAAGGGGAAGGCCCTTCAGGGGCATCAGTTTACTCAATGAGGAAGGGCTGGCATGGCTTGCACGAACAGCAAATGCAAAAAAACATACCACTACCCACAAAGTGCCTTATAAAGAATGGAAAATCGAAAAACAATATCTTTTACCTTACAAAAAACAGCAATTGTCACATGAACAAACATTACGGTCGCATACCGTAAGAAAAAACAATACTGTTTTATTGCACAAAAACAGCTACCAGCTTCCCCTTGGCACATACAAAGGGCCTGGTTCAAAGGTACTTTATTCCATAAAAGAAGGGAAAGTATTCTTTTACCGATCCTCCGGGAATAACGGGTTGATCACAAGTTATGACCTGTGCATAGGTGAAGGGGAATACCTGCGCAACACGGACTTTAGGCGCGATAAATCAAAAACACTTCCACAGACTTATGCCGAAGCACTGGAAAGGTTGGGCAATACAGACAAAGCCAAATTTTACCTTGAACTGATCAAAAGCGATAAGTCAAGATACTACCACGACAACCTGCGGGCAATAGCCAAAAAAATCACAGGCTTTACGCAACAGCATATCGATAAAGGCCTTGATTATTGCATGGAATGTCAATATTACAATGCGAACAGTCTCTATCAGGCCATAATCCATATTGCAAACCAAGCAGAAAAGAACAGTAAAACGAAGGTAAACATAGAGCGCCCTCAAACCACTAAATTTATGGAATGTATATAA